Proteins from a genomic interval of bacterium:
- a CDS encoding type II toxin-antitoxin system Phd/YefM family antitoxin yields MAVLTASEARANLYRLIDQAAESHQPIHIAGKRTSAVLLSAEDWDAIQETLYLLSIPGMRESIKEGMAEPVGKSAKRLKW; encoded by the coding sequence ATGGCAGTCCTTACCGCGAGCGAAGCTCGCGCCAACCTTTACCGCCTTATCGACCAGGCAGCCGAATCACATCAGCCTATCCACATTGCGGGAAAGAGGACCAGCGCGGTTCTCCTATCCGCCGAAGACTGGGACGCCATTCAGGAAACGCTCTATTTGCTCTCGATCCCCGGCATGCGCGAATCGATCAAGGAGGGTATGGCCGAGCCTGTTGGCAAGAGTGCCAAGAGGCTTAAGTGGTGA